One Burkholderia cepacia genomic window carries:
- a CDS encoding potassium transporter Kup, producing the protein MEHSASAASDADRPGMPGPHKPALPALALAALGVVYGDIGTSPLYTLSTVFDPVNGLALNAFNLVGIVSLIFWSLMVVVSLKYVALILRANNHGEGGIMALLALAASSVASRPRLRRALLVVGVMGASLFFGDSVITPAISVLSAVEGLEVVAPVLKTYVIPVTLAALIALFIMQKHGTSGIGAVFGPVMVSWFVVIGIAGAVNIAQMPAILFALDPLRGLAFCLHHRWLAFVALGAVVLSLTGAEALYADMGHFGKRPIRVTWFGVVFPSLALNYLGQGALLLAHPGALQNPFYRLFPQWAIPPMIALATIATVVASQAVISGTYSMTKQAMQLGFLPRMNIVYTSGQEMGQIYVPGINWTLLAAVVAAVLGFGSSTALGSAYGIAVTGTMLITTFLTFFVVRYAWHYNWLLCVLATAFFFAIDAMFFSANLLKIVEGGWFPLAIGTVVFTIMATWGRGWEMLLAEARVRAGTTPLKPYLNALLARSPARVGGTAIYLTPTPEAVPHALVNNLIHNRVLHERVMFVTVITAEVPWVPDSERVRAQLLCPGCHQVTITYGFKDEVDLPKALSESNAAGLAFVPAETSWFLSRASVVPTPGHGMALWRERLFAVMLHNVGNIASFFKLPANRVIEVGAQVEI; encoded by the coding sequence ATGGAACATTCTGCATCCGCCGCGTCCGACGCCGACCGGCCCGGCATGCCCGGTCCACACAAGCCGGCCCTCCCGGCGCTCGCGCTTGCCGCGCTCGGCGTCGTCTACGGCGACATCGGCACGAGCCCGCTCTACACGCTGTCGACCGTGTTCGATCCAGTCAACGGGCTGGCGCTCAACGCATTCAATCTCGTCGGGATCGTGTCGTTGATCTTCTGGTCGCTGATGGTGGTCGTCTCGCTCAAGTACGTGGCGCTGATCCTGCGCGCGAACAACCATGGCGAAGGCGGCATCATGGCGCTGCTCGCACTCGCGGCCTCGTCGGTCGCGTCGCGTCCGCGGCTGCGCCGCGCGCTGCTCGTCGTCGGCGTGATGGGTGCGTCGCTCTTTTTCGGCGACAGCGTGATCACGCCGGCCATCTCGGTGCTGAGCGCCGTCGAAGGCCTCGAGGTCGTGGCGCCGGTGCTGAAAACCTATGTGATTCCGGTCACCCTGGCGGCGCTCATCGCGCTCTTCATCATGCAGAAGCACGGCACGAGCGGGATCGGCGCCGTGTTCGGGCCGGTGATGGTGTCGTGGTTCGTCGTGATCGGCATCGCGGGGGCCGTCAACATTGCCCAGATGCCGGCCATTCTGTTCGCGCTCGATCCGCTGCGCGGCCTCGCCTTCTGCCTGCATCACCGCTGGCTCGCGTTCGTCGCGCTCGGCGCCGTCGTGCTGTCGCTGACAGGGGCCGAAGCGCTCTATGCGGACATGGGCCATTTCGGCAAGCGGCCGATTCGCGTCACATGGTTCGGCGTCGTGTTCCCCTCACTCGCGCTCAATTACCTCGGCCAGGGCGCGCTCCTGCTCGCCCATCCCGGCGCGCTGCAGAACCCGTTCTATCGGCTCTTTCCGCAATGGGCGATCCCGCCGATGATCGCGCTTGCGACGATCGCGACGGTCGTCGCATCGCAGGCCGTGATCTCCGGCACCTACTCGATGACGAAGCAGGCGATGCAGCTCGGCTTCCTGCCGCGGATGAACATCGTCTACACGTCGGGGCAGGAAATGGGTCAGATCTACGTGCCCGGCATCAACTGGACGCTGCTCGCCGCGGTGGTCGCGGCGGTGCTCGGCTTCGGCTCGTCCACCGCGCTAGGCTCCGCCTACGGCATCGCGGTCACCGGCACGATGCTGATCACGACGTTCCTCACGTTCTTCGTCGTCCGCTACGCATGGCATTACAACTGGCTGCTCTGCGTGCTCGCGACCGCGTTCTTCTTCGCGATCGACGCGATGTTCTTCTCCGCGAACCTGCTGAAGATCGTCGAGGGCGGCTGGTTCCCGCTCGCGATCGGCACGGTGGTGTTCACGATCATGGCGACCTGGGGCCGCGGTTGGGAAATGCTGCTGGCCGAAGCGCGCGTGCGCGCCGGCACGACGCCGCTCAAGCCCTACCTGAACGCGCTGCTCGCGCGCTCGCCGGCTCGCGTGGGCGGCACCGCAATTTACCTGACGCCGACACCGGAGGCGGTACCGCATGCGCTGGTCAACAACCTGATCCATAACCGGGTGTTGCATGAACGCGTGATGTTCGTGACGGTGATCACCGCGGAGGTGCCATGGGTGCCCGACAGCGAGCGCGTGCGGGCGCAGCTGCTCTGCCCCGGCTGTCATCAGGTGACGATCACGTACGGATTCAAGGACGAAGTCGATCTGCCGAAGGCGCTCAGCGAGAGCAACGCAGCGGGGCTCGCGTTCGTACCGGCGGAGACGTCGTGGTTCCTGAGCCGCGCGTCGGTCGTGCCGACACCCGGCCACGGGATGGCGCTGTGGCGCGAACGCCTGTTCGCGGTGATGCTGCACAACGTCGGCAATATCGCCTCATTCTTCAAGTTGCCGGCCAACCGCGTGATCGAAGTCGGCGCGCAGGTCGAGATCTAG
- a CDS encoding carbohydrate ABC transporter permease, translating to MTAHPAGITGARTGAAFGRALPWALRFAALALLLLPCLWMAGAAFMPTLERLDHPMRIWPAAPTFEHFTSVWSNGIGAPLFNSLLVGFGTTLLALALAFPAAYALVRLRFPARLDLLFLGLVLALKLMPPITIAVPLFALAKRLHLLDSTLGLMLAYQIYALPMAIWMLLAFVRDVPIEYEEAACIDGAGLARRLVQIVLPLCAPGLIATAIFVFIAAWNEFLIALLFVSTPSRFTLPLAIAGYVTENGIDWGDLMSAGLMASLPTLAVAGYVQRYLLRGFAGGLK from the coding sequence ATGACGGCGCATCCCGCAGGCATCACGGGCGCGCGAACGGGCGCCGCATTCGGCCGGGCGCTGCCGTGGGCGCTGCGCTTCGCCGCGCTCGCGCTGTTGCTGCTGCCGTGCCTGTGGATGGCTGGCGCGGCGTTCATGCCGACGCTCGAACGCCTCGACCATCCGATGCGGATCTGGCCGGCCGCGCCGACCTTCGAGCATTTCACGTCGGTATGGTCCAACGGCATCGGCGCGCCGCTCTTCAATTCGCTGCTGGTCGGCTTCGGCACGACGCTGCTCGCGCTGGCGCTCGCGTTTCCGGCCGCGTACGCGCTCGTGCGGCTGCGGTTTCCGGCACGGCTCGACCTGCTGTTCCTGGGGCTCGTGCTCGCGTTGAAGCTGATGCCGCCGATCACGATCGCGGTGCCGCTGTTCGCGCTCGCGAAGCGGCTGCACCTGCTCGATTCGACGCTCGGCCTGATGCTCGCGTACCAGATCTACGCGCTGCCGATGGCGATCTGGATGCTGCTCGCGTTCGTGCGCGACGTGCCGATCGAATACGAGGAAGCGGCCTGCATCGACGGCGCGGGGCTGGCCCGACGGCTCGTGCAGATCGTGCTGCCGCTGTGCGCGCCGGGCCTGATCGCGACCGCGATCTTCGTGTTCATTGCCGCGTGGAATGAATTCCTGATCGCGCTGCTGTTCGTGTCGACGCCGAGCCGCTTCACGCTGCCGCTCGCGATTGCCGGCTACGTGACGGAGAACGGCATCGACTGGGGCGACCTGATGAGCGCGGGGCTGATGGCGTCGCTGCCCACGCTGGCCGTGGCCGGCTACGTGCAGCGCTACCTGTTGCGTGGGTTCGCGGGCGGGCTGAAGTGA
- a CDS encoding alkene reductase → MPTLFDPVILGDLTLPNRIVMAPLTRARAGDVRVPNDLMARYYRERASAGLIITEATSVAPQGVGYADTPGIWSDEQVEGWKQVTQAVHAAGGRIVLQLWHVGRISDPVFLNGDLPVAPSAIAAGGHVSLVRPQRPYVTPRALELDEIPGIVAAYRKGAENAKAAGFDGVEIHGANGYLLDQFLQDSTNHRTDAYGGPIENRARLLLEVVDAAIDVWGAGRVGVHLAPRGDAHTMGDSDPAATFGYVARELGRRKIAFIFTRESYSGDHLSPRLKEAFGGPLIANEQFTLDTAQQALERGDADAIAWGKLFIANPDLPRRLEIGAPLNQPVPETFYAEGETGYTDYPALSDAA, encoded by the coding sequence ATGCCTACACTGTTCGACCCCGTTATCCTCGGCGACCTGACCCTGCCGAACCGCATCGTGATGGCGCCGCTCACCCGCGCCCGTGCGGGCGACGTGCGCGTCCCCAACGACCTGATGGCCCGCTATTACCGCGAGCGCGCATCGGCCGGCCTGATCATTACCGAAGCGACGTCGGTCGCGCCGCAGGGCGTCGGTTATGCCGACACGCCCGGCATCTGGTCAGACGAACAGGTCGAAGGCTGGAAGCAGGTGACGCAGGCCGTGCATGCGGCCGGCGGGCGCATCGTGCTGCAGCTCTGGCACGTCGGCCGGATCTCCGACCCGGTGTTCCTGAACGGTGACCTGCCGGTCGCACCGAGCGCGATCGCCGCGGGCGGCCACGTGAGCCTCGTGCGTCCGCAGCGCCCGTACGTGACGCCGCGCGCGCTCGAACTCGACGAGATCCCGGGCATCGTCGCCGCGTACCGCAAGGGCGCCGAGAACGCGAAGGCCGCCGGCTTCGACGGTGTCGAGATCCACGGCGCGAACGGCTACCTGCTCGACCAGTTCCTGCAGGACAGCACCAACCACCGCACCGATGCGTACGGCGGCCCGATCGAGAACCGCGCACGCCTGCTGCTCGAAGTGGTCGACGCCGCGATCGACGTGTGGGGCGCCGGCCGCGTCGGCGTGCACCTCGCACCGCGCGGTGACGCGCACACGATGGGCGATTCCGATCCGGCGGCAACGTTCGGCTATGTCGCGCGCGAACTCGGCCGCCGCAAGATCGCGTTCATCTTCACGCGCGAGTCGTATTCGGGCGACCACCTGAGCCCGCGCCTGAAGGAAGCGTTCGGCGGCCCGCTGATCGCCAACGAGCAGTTCACGCTCGACACCGCGCAACAAGCGCTCGAACGCGGCGACGCCGACGCGATCGCATGGGGCAAGCTGTTCATCGCGAACCCCGACCTGCCGCGCCGCCTCGAGATCGGCGCACCGCTCAACCAGCCGGTGCCGGAGACGTTCTACGCGGAAGGTGAAACGGGTTATACCGATTACCCGGCGTTGAGCGACGCGGCCTGA
- a CDS encoding phosphatidylinositol-specific phospholipase C, with protein sequence MIHSHHDPRLPPADWMSALDDARPLHTLTLPGSHDTCAYTVDDALVRTQYAPLDAQLMHGVRLLDIRCRHVRDAFDIHHGGIALGMTFDDVLATCADFLAAHPRECIVMSVKDEWPAHACTRSFDATFDAHRARHPRLRWHAGGTLPALGDVRGAIVLLRRFRSSRPLGIDLTAWPDNATFTIDHPDGAFVIQDEYRVPVAASIEHKWQAIDALLTDLPSPDSGRWAINFCSGTGMGANPSRVARGEGEMKGIHARLAQRLRTHYGPCGIVLLDFCDDDDWALVRALAARNG encoded by the coding sequence ATGATCCATTCGCACCACGACCCACGCCTGCCGCCTGCCGACTGGATGTCGGCGCTCGACGACGCGCGGCCGCTGCATACGCTGACCCTACCGGGCAGCCATGACACCTGTGCGTATACCGTCGACGATGCGCTCGTTCGCACGCAATATGCGCCGCTCGACGCACAGCTGATGCACGGCGTGCGGCTGCTCGACATCCGCTGCCGGCACGTGCGCGATGCGTTCGACATCCATCATGGCGGCATCGCGCTCGGCATGACGTTCGACGACGTGCTGGCGACCTGCGCGGATTTTCTTGCCGCGCATCCGCGCGAATGCATCGTGATGTCGGTGAAGGACGAGTGGCCGGCGCATGCGTGCACGCGCAGTTTCGATGCGACGTTCGATGCGCATCGCGCGCGGCATCCGCGGCTGCGCTGGCATGCCGGCGGCACGCTGCCCGCGCTCGGCGACGTGCGCGGCGCGATCGTGCTGCTGCGACGCTTTCGCAGCAGCCGGCCGCTCGGCATCGACCTGACCGCGTGGCCCGACAACGCGACGTTCACGATCGATCATCCCGACGGCGCGTTCGTGATCCAGGACGAATATCGCGTGCCGGTGGCGGCGTCGATCGAACACAAATGGCAGGCGATCGACGCGCTGCTGACGGACCTGCCGTCGCCGGACAGCGGCCGCTGGGCGATCAACTTCTGCAGCGGAACGGGGATGGGGGCGAATCCGTCACGCGTTGCACGCGGCGAAGGCGAGATGAAGGGGATTCATGCGAGGCTCGCGCAACGGTTGCGCACGCATTACGGGCCGTGCGGGATCGTGCTGCTCGATTTCTGCGATGACGACGATTGGGCGCTGGTGCGCGCGCTGGCCGCCCGGAACGGGTAG
- a CDS encoding LacI family DNA-binding transcriptional regulator yields MTDRQKKQWITASDVAARAGVSRSAVSRAFSPTASIAPQTRERVMAAARALGYQVNLIARDMITQRSSMIGVVTAGFENPFRARLLSDLMAALGQRALTPLVTNAEDPRQVRQSLEQLLSYRIAGLVMTSASPPLSVAQQYLEHRIPVVMINREANLPGADIVVSDNAAGAVHAARLFAQAGARRLAFVGPRGASYSAQSRAAAFAEALRRGEPGGPALVRIHNTSSDTYACGVEAAQRLLAGDARPDGVFCSSDLLALGVIDVARSDFGLRVPDDLRVVGFDDIPAAEYDAYRLTTLRQDTQALANAAIDMLSERIDAQDGMTDGKSRTRIVPVECVRRHSCE; encoded by the coding sequence ATGACAGACAGACAGAAAAAACAGTGGATCACCGCGTCCGACGTCGCGGCGCGCGCCGGCGTATCGCGCTCCGCGGTGTCGCGTGCATTCTCGCCGACGGCGAGCATCGCACCGCAAACCCGTGAGCGCGTGATGGCCGCCGCGCGCGCGCTCGGCTACCAGGTCAACCTGATCGCGCGCGACATGATCACGCAGCGCAGCAGCATGATCGGTGTCGTGACGGCCGGGTTCGAGAATCCGTTTCGCGCGCGGCTGCTGTCGGACCTGATGGCCGCGCTCGGGCAGCGCGCGCTCACGCCGCTCGTGACCAATGCGGAAGACCCGCGCCAGGTCCGGCAATCGCTCGAACAGTTGCTCAGCTACCGGATCGCGGGCCTCGTGATGACGTCCGCGTCGCCGCCGCTGTCGGTCGCGCAGCAGTATCTCGAGCACCGGATTCCGGTCGTGATGATCAACCGCGAGGCGAACCTGCCGGGTGCCGACATCGTCGTCAGCGACAACGCGGCGGGCGCCGTCCACGCCGCGCGTCTCTTCGCGCAGGCAGGCGCGCGCCGGCTTGCGTTCGTCGGCCCGCGCGGCGCGAGCTACAGCGCGCAATCGCGCGCCGCCGCGTTCGCCGAAGCGCTGCGTCGCGGAGAACCCGGCGGCCCGGCGCTCGTGCGCATTCACAACACGTCGTCCGATACCTATGCATGCGGCGTCGAGGCCGCGCAACGCCTGCTCGCCGGCGATGCGCGTCCGGACGGGGTGTTCTGTTCGTCGGACCTGCTCGCGCTCGGCGTGATCGACGTCGCGCGCAGCGACTTCGGGTTGCGCGTGCCGGACGACCTGCGCGTGGTCGGCTTCGACGACATTCCGGCCGCCGAATACGATGCGTATCGGCTGACGACGCTCCGGCAGGACACCCAAGCACTCGCAAACGCCGCGATCGACATGCTGTCGGAGCGGATCGACGCGCAGGACGGCATGACCGACGGCAAATCGCGCACGCGCATCGTGCCGGTCGAATGCGTGCGGCGTCACAGTTGCGAATAG
- a CDS encoding ArsR/SmtB family transcription factor: MPTELDIEAILKALSNPVRREILAWLKTPDVHFPNQTLPYEHGVCAGQIDARCGLSQSTVSAHLATLQRAGLVTSTRIGQWAFFQRNEAVIDAFHDALRREL; this comes from the coding sequence ATGCCGACCGAACTCGACATCGAAGCGATCCTGAAAGCGCTCTCGAACCCCGTGCGCCGGGAAATCCTCGCCTGGCTGAAAACGCCGGACGTGCATTTCCCGAACCAGACGCTGCCGTATGAACACGGCGTCTGCGCGGGCCAGATCGACGCGCGCTGCGGGCTGTCGCAATCGACCGTCTCCGCGCACCTCGCGACGCTGCAGCGCGCGGGGCTCGTGACGTCGACGCGGATCGGCCAGTGGGCGTTTTTCCAGCGCAACGAGGCCGTCATCGACGCATTTCACGACGCACTGCGCCGCGAACTCTGA
- a CDS encoding carbohydrate ABC transporter permease, with protein MKPFGRSLPFVALLGPALLVLAALALYPVVQVLIDSFCHVDYAAGRRAFAGLANYRAVLGDDAFTAGFGNTLRFTIVASLVEVALGFGLALLFVRAFPGRRIALPLAILPMMLSTLVCSAIWRNWLNFDGFLNALLAAFGVEGVRWLSDPHLALWSLALVDVWQWTPMAFLIVLAGLQSIPQELYEAARTDGASEWQCLRDITLPLAAPQIGLALLLRSIDTFKLFDKVYALTGGGPGNATQTLSTYIYDTGFRFFNVGPASAASVLMLAASAVLVSGYVWQTVRKRRA; from the coding sequence ATGAAGCCCTTCGGCCGCAGCCTGCCGTTCGTCGCGCTGCTCGGGCCCGCGCTGCTGGTGCTTGCCGCGCTCGCGCTGTATCCGGTCGTGCAGGTGCTGATCGATTCGTTCTGCCACGTCGACTACGCGGCCGGCCGCCGCGCATTCGCGGGGCTCGCGAACTATCGCGCGGTGCTCGGCGACGACGCGTTCACCGCCGGTTTCGGCAATACGCTGCGCTTCACGATCGTCGCGTCGCTCGTCGAAGTCGCGCTGGGTTTCGGCCTCGCGCTGCTGTTCGTGCGCGCGTTTCCGGGGCGGCGCATCGCGCTGCCGCTCGCGATCCTGCCGATGATGCTGTCCACGCTCGTGTGCTCGGCGATCTGGCGCAACTGGCTCAACTTCGACGGCTTCCTGAATGCGCTGCTCGCGGCGTTCGGCGTCGAAGGCGTGCGCTGGCTGTCCGATCCGCACCTCGCACTGTGGTCGCTCGCGCTCGTCGACGTATGGCAGTGGACGCCGATGGCATTCCTGATCGTGCTGGCCGGGTTGCAGTCGATCCCGCAGGAACTGTACGAAGCCGCGCGCACCGACGGCGCGAGCGAGTGGCAGTGCCTGCGCGACATCACGCTGCCGCTCGCGGCACCGCAGATCGGCCTCGCGCTGCTGCTGCGCTCGATCGACACGTTCAAGCTGTTCGACAAGGTCTACGCGCTGACGGGCGGCGGCCCCGGCAACGCGACGCAGACGCTGTCGACCTATATCTACGACACGGGCTTCCGCTTCTTCAACGTCGGGCCGGCGAGCGCCGCGTCGGTGCTGATGCTCGCGGCGTCCGCGGTACTGGTTTCGGGGTACGTATGGCAGACGGTTCGCAAGCGGCGCGCATGA
- a CDS encoding ABC transporter permease, with protein MNSPTTLTTPATPATPTPPRSARRRGLPLPSTRTLLACGQWAVTLLLCAFLIVPIVMSIVAGLTVNYFQGIASGLTLRWLAHVWTQYHASVFLSLEVAAATLVVTLIAGVPAGYVLARSRTRLSRVVEELLVLPIALPGLASALALLVVYGGFTPFRTSVAFIVAGHVVFTLPFMVRAVAAVCAASDLPTLEEGAASLGATFAQRFFTIVLPNAWPGIVAGALAVLTLSIGEFNLTWMLHTPDTKTLPVGLADTYASLRIEIGSAYTILFFIMTMPLLVAMQRLGVDASGMRHARDTRKARRAGPDHTHQGNPQ; from the coding sequence ATGAACTCACCCACCACGCTGACAACGCCGGCCACACCGGCAACGCCCACGCCGCCGCGGTCCGCCCGCCGGCGCGGGTTGCCGCTCCCCTCGACGCGCACGCTGCTCGCCTGCGGGCAATGGGCCGTCACGCTGCTCCTGTGTGCGTTCCTGATCGTGCCGATCGTGATGTCGATCGTCGCGGGCCTCACGGTGAACTACTTCCAGGGCATCGCGAGCGGCCTCACGCTGCGCTGGCTCGCGCACGTCTGGACGCAATATCACGCGTCCGTGTTCCTGTCGCTCGAAGTCGCCGCGGCCACGCTCGTCGTCACGCTGATCGCGGGCGTGCCCGCCGGCTACGTGCTCGCGCGCAGCCGCACGCGGCTCTCGCGCGTCGTCGAAGAACTGCTCGTGCTGCCGATCGCGCTCCCCGGGCTCGCATCCGCGCTCGCGCTGCTCGTGGTCTACGGCGGCTTCACGCCGTTTCGCACGAGCGTGGCGTTCATCGTGGCGGGCCACGTGGTCTTCACGCTGCCCTTCATGGTGCGCGCCGTGGCCGCCGTATGCGCCGCGTCGGACCTGCCGACGCTCGAGGAAGGCGCGGCGAGCCTCGGCGCCACCTTCGCGCAGCGCTTCTTCACGATCGTGCTGCCCAATGCGTGGCCCGGCATCGTCGCCGGCGCGCTCGCGGTGCTCACGCTGTCGATCGGCGAATTCAACCTCACGTGGATGCTGCACACGCCCGACACCAAGACGCTGCCGGTCGGCCTCGCCGACACCTATGCGTCGCTGCGCATCGAGATCGGCAGCGCGTACACGATTCTGTTCTTCATCATGACGATGCCGCTGCTCGTTGCGATGCAACGGCTCGGTGTCGACGCCTCCGGCATGCGCCACGCACGCGATACCCGCAAGGCGCGGCGCGCCGGACCGGACCATACGCACCAAGGAAACCCGCAATGA
- a CDS encoding GNAT family N-acetyltransferase, whose translation MTAPVRIRLATRDDAAAMAAVEVAAAQRFREIGMTDIADGEPTDAADVLARIDAGRAYVATDAHGACVGFAFYRLLDARRLYLEELDVAPSHAGQRIGARLIEQVTARAAQEGLAEVVLSTFRDAPWNAPYYRRLGFAEIDEAALDDTLRTIRAHHVALGLDETQRVFMRRDLRDEHAAGGRQAASLNAG comes from the coding sequence ATGACCGCACCTGTCCGAATCCGCCTTGCCACCCGCGACGATGCCGCCGCGATGGCCGCCGTCGAAGTCGCCGCCGCGCAGCGGTTTCGCGAAATCGGCATGACCGACATCGCCGATGGCGAGCCGACCGATGCGGCCGACGTGCTCGCGCGCATCGACGCGGGGCGTGCATACGTCGCGACCGACGCGCACGGCGCGTGCGTCGGGTTCGCGTTCTACCGGCTGCTGGATGCGCGGCGGCTCTATCTGGAAGAACTGGATGTTGCGCCGTCGCATGCCGGACAGCGGATCGGCGCGCGCCTGATCGAACAGGTGACCGCGCGCGCCGCGCAGGAAGGCCTCGCGGAGGTCGTGCTGTCGACGTTTCGCGATGCGCCGTGGAATGCGCCGTATTACCGCCGCCTCGGCTTCGCGGAGATCGACGAAGCCGCGCTCGACGACACGCTGCGTACGATCCGCGCGCACCACGTCGCGCTCGGGCTCGACGAGACGCAGCGCGTGTTCATGCGCCGCGACCTGCGCGATGAACACGCGGCGGGCGGCCGTCAGGCCGCGTCGCTCAACGCCGGGTAA
- a CDS encoding ABC transporter ATP-binding protein → MKLDSIPITLTRCSKTFRGTRVLEPLDLSIGAGETLVLLGPSGCGKTTTLRMIAGLETPDAGGTVAFGDEDVTALPIERRKVGMVFQSYALFPNLTVRGNVGYGLKIQRMPAAAARKRVDELLAMMRLDAHADKPIAQLSGGQRQRVALARALAMQPRVLLLDEPLTALDARLRDTLRSEMNALLRRLGVTTVYVTHDQAEAMELGDRIVVMSAGRIEQSGTPRDIYYRPANRAVAQFVGTLNRLAGQWRDGLLATTGGAVPVPADLASGSGAAALQEGELFFRPEDAHLVDPSQAQLRGTIEHAAFLGERTRLTIGGAAPDSIVVDVAGRIELARGTPVGISLAEQALIALG, encoded by the coding sequence ATGAAACTGGACTCCATTCCAATCACGCTCACGCGCTGTTCGAAAACATTTCGCGGCACGCGCGTGCTCGAGCCGCTCGATTTGTCGATCGGCGCGGGCGAAACGCTGGTGCTGCTCGGGCCGTCGGGCTGCGGCAAGACCACGACGCTCAGGATGATCGCCGGCCTCGAAACGCCCGACGCGGGCGGCACCGTTGCGTTCGGCGACGAGGACGTCACGGCGCTGCCCATCGAAAGGCGCAAGGTGGGCATGGTGTTTCAGAGCTACGCGCTGTTTCCGAACCTCACCGTGCGGGGCAACGTCGGCTACGGGCTCAAGATCCAGCGCATGCCGGCCGCGGCCGCGCGCAAGCGCGTCGACGAACTGCTCGCGATGATGCGGCTCGACGCGCACGCCGACAAGCCCATTGCCCAGCTCTCGGGCGGCCAGCGCCAGCGCGTCGCCCTCGCCCGCGCGCTCGCGATGCAGCCGCGCGTGCTGCTGCTCGACGAGCCGCTCACGGCGCTCGACGCCCGGCTGCGCGACACGCTGCGCAGCGAGATGAACGCGCTGCTGCGCCGGCTCGGCGTGACCACGGTGTACGTGACGCATGACCAGGCCGAAGCGATGGAGCTCGGCGATCGCATCGTGGTAATGAGCGCAGGCCGCATCGAGCAGTCCGGCACGCCGCGCGACATCTACTATCGCCCGGCGAACCGGGCGGTCGCGCAGTTCGTCGGCACGCTCAACCGTCTTGCGGGACAGTGGCGAGACGGCTTGCTCGCGACCACGGGCGGCGCCGTTCCCGTGCCGGCCGACCTCGCGTCCGGCTCGGGTGCGGCGGCGCTGCAGGAAGGCGAGCTGTTCTTCCGGCCCGAGGACGCGCACCTCGTCGATCCGTCCCAGGCGCAGTTGCGCGGCACCATCGAGCACGCTGCGTTTCTGGGCGAGCGCACCCGACTCACGATCGGCGGCGCGGCGCCGGATTCGATCGTCGTCGACGTGGCCGGACGCATCGAGCTCGCGCGCGGTACGCCGGTGGGCATCTCGCTCGCGGAGCAAGCGCTGATCGCGCTCGGGTAA